A region from the Plasmodium malariae genome assembly, contig: PmUG01_00_39, whole genome shotgun sequence genome encodes:
- the PmUG01_00065800 gene encoding Plasmodium exported protein, unknown function, with translation MMKQIMKLLFFIKITIFILLTWMYHINKYMRTRNPYLDKCNPGRDFDTRTCRLLGGYEQQNYSDVVWLKGDAPTVEEYKKLCGYNFRKVTREKTKHQKVLSVNNTESFEQARERQSPENNRKNSYFDKRLINKIYYINKDRFAKDKDLKLLGTNIKIKKKVLYVFSVLFVAFALVIIALRKLDYLNFKNYYFFSLDSFHPLVIVFAIFGIIVITAIIYAFRKIEKYDKLRHIKSILNYTKYPSFIKLNSFTNNYRKFPVKCGQ, from the exons ATGATGAAACAAATAATGAAGttactcttttttataaaaattactatatttatccttttaacGTGGATGTACCATATTAACAAGTATATG cGTACACGTAACCCATATTTGGACAAGTGCAACCCTGGTAGGGATTTTGATACAAGAACATGTAGATTACTAGGAGGATATGAACAACAAAATTATTCAGACGTTGTATGGTTAAAAGGTGATGCCCCAACTGTTGAAgagtacaaaaaattatgtggatataattttagaaaaGTAACTAGAGAAAAAACGAAACACCAAAAAGTACTTTCAGTAAATAATACAGAAAGCTTTGAACAAGCTAGGGAAAGACAATCCCCTGAAAACAATAGAAAAAATTCATACTTTGATAAACGATTGAtcaacaaaatatattatattaataaggaTAGGTTTGCTAAGGATAAGGATTTGAAATTATTAggaacaaatataaaaataaaaaaaaaagtgttatatgttttttctgTCTTATTTGTAGCATTTGCATTAGTAATAATTGCTTTAAGGAAATTAGattatttgaattttaagaattattattttttttcattggaTAGTTTTCATCCATTAGTTATAGTATTCGCCATATTTGGGATCATAGTTATAACAGCGATTATTTATGCCtttagaaaaattgaaaagtaTGATAAATTAAgacatataaaaagtatattgaATTATACGAAATATCCTTCTTTCATCAAATTAAACTCTTTTACCAATAACTATCGAAAATTTCCTGTGAAATGCGGacaataa